From Ignavibacteriota bacterium:
GCATGAGGAGGACAGAGGCCAAGGAACGCATGGGACACTTCCGGAGTGGCAGAAACAGGTGTTGTGCAATATACATAAAGAATGGTTCGGGAGAAACTGTTATCTTTTGCGAACGAACGTGAAGGATGCCGCCCTCCCCAGAGGGAGTTCGATGGAAGCAGCGTCGCCGCCCGATGAAGGACGGAACCCCAATGCCCGGAGCGCTTCCAGATGCAGGACGATCCGGTCGCGCCCATTCCGCCCCGGCACCTTCCCGACCTTGACCACGGCGGTCTCTCCGTCTGCTGCGACCTCAAGCGACAGGTCCACGGGCCCGAGGAGCGATCCCCCTTTCGACACCGACGTCCGCGCCCCCGGGACCAGCCACGCAGCGGGGATCCCATCGAGCAGGTGCAATGTGGTGCCACGTTCGCGGACCAGGAACGAGCGGACGGCCTGGACGAAGAACGCCGCGGCCTCGGCGTTCGACATGTCGCCGGATGTCCTCGTGCCCACGTCCTTCGGTTGTTGCTCCTCGACCCACGTCCCGAGAGGCGTCGCATGGTCCGCATACGCCTGCAGGGAGGTGTACGCGGCTGCACTGTTCCTTCTGTAGAGGTGCGCGAGGGAGTGAATGCCCCCGAGCCAGCCCCAGATGCCATCCTGCATCCAACCGCTCCCTGCAATGATCCCCTCACGCGTGGTGCTGTCGAGCATGGCGAGCGTCGACCGTACGGCGTGTTCGACGTCAGCGTCATCACTATAGAAGATCTCAGCGTATGGGATCGGCAACAGGAACGCATACTGACCGCGCTGGGGTGCGATCCCCTGTGTTGTATCGCCGATCCCGACGGGAAGATAGGCAAGCCCCCGCTCATCCACGGTCATGTCCCGCCGGATGGCGATGCGGACCGCATCGGTCATATTGCGCCGGAGCGTCGACCACATGGCCGCGTCGCGAACGAACCCGAGCCGCGATCCCGCTTCGATGGCGTGGTCGAGTGCGATCAATGCCCACCAGACCGTGCCATAGTCCGCGGTGCGGTGCGCAATGCCGCCGTCCACGAATCCCGGTGGCATCAATCCTGCGTACGGTGCGCCCGGCACCTCGCGGGTACGGCGCTGCACCTCATCGATCCATCCGATGCCCGCCCGCACGACATTCCAGTGACGATGCAGCCATGCGTCGTTCCGCGCGAAGGACGCGTATCGGCACATCATGGCGATGAAGACGGGGGTTTCGTTCAACGCATCCGCCGGACGGAGGACGATGAATTGGCCTGAGGGCCGTTGAAACTGCAAGCCGTGCTCGAGCGCACTGCGGACGGAGGCCGTGTCGCCGAGCATCAGGGCGACACTCCCGCTCAGGAACACATCGCCGAGCCAGAGCCCACGGTACACGCTCGGGCCGGGCTGGAACTGGATGCCGCCGTCCACGCGATCGCGGATCTGATAGATGGTCCGTGCACTGGTCTCAAGAAGATATTGCAGCCGTGCATCCGGTACGGTGATAGCACCAGGAGGGACTGGACCCTGTGTTGTCCAGTACCGCACGGCACGGGAGCGTTCGTGGTCGGCGTCAGGCATGCGGATGGCCCCCGCGGATACGGCTTTGCCTGTGAGCACCGTTGCCACCACGTGCTCGGTGCCGCGCGGGAAGTACAACTGCAACGAGTCTCCGGTGCGCGCGATCCGTTCGGCCTTCGGCTCGGTGATGACGAACGGTGCATCACCGGAAAGTATCGTCCCGGTACCGGTATCGACGCTCAAGGGTCGGCGTGAACGGATCGAGAGGACGGGTTGGGCGTTGCCCGTGGTGCGCGCTACCAACAGGTCCTTCCGGGTCACCGGTGCCCACTGTTCCCATTCACTTCCGCACTCGTGCGCGAGTTCCGCGAAGCGGCGGGCTTCCCCTGAGATCACATCAGCCGCTGTCACCGCCGCGCCGGAAGGGAAGATCCAGAATGCGTTCAGGATCACGTTCGGATCCGGACTGTCCGGTGCAGCATGGACCTCAATGGTCAACCATCCGTTGCGATCGGTGTCCGTCCCCTTGAACAGATGAACGTACGGCCTGTTCCTCTGTCCATCGGGCATCGGATCCACGATGCGGGCAGGAGCTCCTTCGATCTCCAGCGATTCCAGGCGCGCCCGCTTCGTGCCCTTGTATGGTTCACAGAGGCCGAGTGCCACAACGCGGCTCGACCCTGGCGGGACCTGCACGCGATAGCGGATCGCACGGTTCGTTCCCCATGCCACAGAACGGAATGCCGGATCGGTCCCAGCGGGAGGCGACGCCCAGTACCGCGTCCCGTTCAAGCCCTCCCGGACGCCGGATCCTTCCGTGTGCCGCTGGGAACGGGGGAGGAAGGCCGCGCGGCGGGATCACGGTGAATGCCTCCACCGTCAGGCCATTGGCCCCATTCTTCAGCTGCGTACACGCTATCGGGACGCGGGGGTCATCGTACCATTGTCCGGCTACGGTGTCGGGGCCGGCCTTCATGTGGAATCCGATCTCCGTGAGCGGTGTGGCGTACGGGCCCGGCCCGAAATCGTATGCAAGCGATCCATCCCCGGTGACCAACGGCTTGTGCCAGTCATCCGGCAGGCCGATCGCATTCACGTGACGCGCCGGTGCGAAAGGGAATGAGAGACGGTCGTTGTCGTTCCCGGTACTGCTGGCTGTCCGGGGCGGGCAGACGGCCAGACAGCACGCGATGATGAAGCACCGGGTAGTGCGGGAGCTTGAGATCATGGAGTTCTTCCTTGTTGCAGCGTGCCCCTGGGATCAGGAAACGGTGATCCGAAGATGCATGATGGAGAGGGGAGCCATGGTCATTGCGATCGTATCCCCTGAGACCTCCGGGGTGACCGGGTGCGGCACGATCCGGTCCGGGTTCGCAAAGGTGTTACATGCATTGGGATCATTGTCCGCGATCTCTTCGCCTTCGACCGCGGAAATGGATGCGTCGCCGATATCCAGCCGGATCGCCCGGGGTGCTCCAGGGTCGGGGTTCACACACGTCACGACGATCGTCCGGTCATCACGCGAAGCGGACACCGACAGCTCGCGTGACGGGGACAGCGGGGACTCCACACGGAGCGCCGTCCGGTTCCTGTGATCCTTCATCAGGACGAGGGCATGATACGTTGGTGTTCGGACACACGCAGGCCCGGAGGTGAGCAGCGAGGCCTGCAGGACATTGGCGACCTGAGCGATGTTGCACATTCCCAGCTTGTCTGCGTGCCGGTGGAAGACATTGAGGCCGAGTGCCGCGGCGGCAGCGTCGCGAATGGTATTCTGCTGCCAGAACAGCCCGTACTGGTCTTCGACCTCTTTCTCGCTCACGTCCCACGTGCCCCATTCGTCCACGAGCAGGTCGATGCGGGGGATGCCTGCCCGTTCAGCGAACATGTCCAGGTATGCGCGCTGCTCGACGATCGCGTGCTCCATCCCCTCAAAACTTGAGAACTGGGTGCGGAGAGCATCGGGCGTGTACCGGGTCGGGGCGCAGGTCCCCCAGCTGTAGTAGTGCATCGCGAATCCGTGGATCCGCGGGGTGAACATGCGTCCCGCGCTGAGCGCGGTGAAGAAACGCCGTGTCCACGCGGTGTCGTTGTTGTTCGGTCCGACGGCGATGAGGTACGGTGTTGTGCCGCCGCACGTGGGGACGAACGTACCGAAGCGGGCATAGAGGGCGGCATACTCTTCCGCGGTCATGTTCCCGCCGCACGCCCAGCTCTCGTTCCCGATGCCCCAGTAGCGCACGGCGAATGGATCGCGCGCGCCGTTGCCGATCCGCATGTCTGCGAGCGTGCTGCCCGACGGGTAGTTGCAGTATTCCACCCAATCGCGAAGTTCGGACGGAGAGCCGCTTCCCATGTTCGCTGCCAGGTAGGGCTGTGCGCCGATGAGGGAACACAGGTGCATGAACTCGTGCGTCCCGAAGCCATTGTCCTCGATCGATCCGCCCCAGGTGTGATTCACGGTGCGCGGCCGCCGCTCTGCCGGACCGATCCCGTCGCGCCAGTGATAGGCATCGGCGAAACACCCGCCGGGCCAGCGGAGTACGGGAACGGCAAGGGTGCGAAGATACTCCACCGCACGAGCGCGGAGGCCATCGATGTTGGGTATCGTACTGTCGCGTCCGACCCAGATCCCGCCGTAGGTGGCCGTACCCAGGTGTTCGAGAAAGTGTCCGTGTAGTTCCGGCCGGATCACACCGATGGCATCATGGGCGTGGATCGTTATCGTCGTTGGCATCGTCGGCCTCAGTGGATCCAGGATCGTTCGATCTCTTCGAGGGTCTTCCCTTTCGTTTCAGGAAGGAATCGCCAGACCAGAACGACGGTGGCGACGCAGAAGAACGCATACAGCCAGAAGGGGAATGCGTGGTGGAAGTGTTCGACCAGCCACGCATTCGCATCCAACATCGGGAACGTTTGTGAAATGATGAAGTTCGACATCCAGAGCAGGAACGTGGCGGCCGCCATTGCGCGGCCGCGGAGGCGTGTGGGGAAGATCTCGGCGAGCACGACCCAGACCACCGGGCCCATCGACAGCGCGAAGCAGGCGATATAGCCGAGGATGAAGATGAGTGTCCACGCTGCGGTGGTCGAGGTGTAGGCACTCCACCCCAACCCGGCCAGCGCGGCCCCCATCCCTGCTGCACCGATCATCAGCAGAGGCCTGCGCCCGAGGTGGTCCACGGTGCGTATCGCCACGACCGTGAACAGCACGTTGCACGCGCCGATGACCACGGTCTGGAGCAACGCCGCATCGGTTCCCGAGCCAAGCGACTTGAAGATCTCGGGTGCATAGTAGAGGAAGACATTGATGCCGGTGATCTGCTGGAGGACCGCCAGTGAGAGGCCGATCACGAATGTCCGGCGGATCCCGGGCCGGAGCAGGTCGCGCAGTGAGGATCCTTCCAGGGCGATCGCTTCCGTGATCTCCCGTACCTCCTGGTGTGCATGTGCGGCGCCGGAGAGCCGGGTGAGGGTCGCGGTGGCTTCGTCAACCCGCCCCTGCTTGATGAGCCAGCGGGGGCTTTCGGGGATCGCGGCAAGGGAGAGCATGAACAGGAGCGCGGGGATCGTTTCCGAGCCGAACATCCATCGCCAGCCTGTCGAGGTGTTCCATGCCTGGTCGCCGAGTCCTGCGATCCAGTAATTGACGAAGTAGACGAGCAGGATACCGCTGACGATCGCGAATTGATTGAAGGAGATGAGCCGGCCGCGGATCCCGGCAGGCGCTATCTCGGCGATATACAGCGGCGAGAGCATCGAGGCCATGCCGACGCCGACGCCGCCGATGACGCGGGCGATGTTGAATTCGGTGAGGGAGTTGGGGATCGCCGACCAGATCGCGGAGACGGTGAAGAAGAGGGCGGAAAGGAGAAGCGCCCTCCTCCTGCCGAACCGGTCGCTCAGCGAGCCCGCCCCGGCGGCTCCGAGGATGCAGCCGAGGAGGGCACTGGATGCCGCAAACCCTGTCTCAGCGGCATCCAGCGAGAAGTGGTCACGGAGAAACCCGATCGCACCCGCGACCACCGCCGTATCGTAGCCGAAGAGGAGCCCGCCAAGTGCGGCGACGGTGCTGAGAAGGGTGGCGTACTTCGTCGGTTGCATGGGCTTCACTCATTTCCACCGGTCGCATCCGGCAAATGCCATGTGGACGCCGTCCTGATAGCGTGGCCGCGGGCGGTAGTCATTGATGCCCGGCACGGCGTTGCCACGGAGGAGGAACGGCGCCGCCATCTCCGGCTTCAGGAGGCGTGTGGTGGTGGGGATGTAGCGGATGGTCAATCCCATGCGCCACAGGTCGGAGGTGTTCGCTTCCGATCCATGAATGGTGTTGGGGTGATGGATCGACAGGTCACCGGCCTTGAGGATCACGTCGATGGCCTTTGACTCATCCACGTACTGCTCCTTCATCGCCGAACCGAGGACGTTGTCCACATCCTTTCGCTCCTCATGCTGTTCGAGGACCAGATGGTGGGTGCGCGGGATGACACGCATGCATCCATTCGCAGGCATGGAGTCGGAGACGGCCAGCCACATGGTGATCACGTTCATCGGTTCGATGGGCCAGTAGCTGCCGTCCTGATGCCAGAGCACCGCCTGCCCCGTGCGCGGCGGCTTGCAGATGTAGTGTGTCGCAAAGAGGGCGATGTCGGGCCCGACGAATTGCTGCGCGATATCCAGAAGGCGGTTATCGCTGATGAGCCGCACCCAGAACGGGTCGTTCCAGGCGAGATGAGCATGGAGTTGCTCCGGCCGGACGCCGGGGTTCTTTTCCAGGAGCCAGTGGACATGCCGCTGTGCCTCTTCGACGAGCGCACTGTCGATGGCTTCGCGGACGACAACATAGCCTTCCCGATCGTAGATCTCTTTCAGGTCCTTCTGCATCGCGGATCTCCAATGAATGTGCTTGCGGGGACAGCGCGGTGGGCTTCCTACAGGGGAGATACGGGAAATCTTCCTCGAATGCAACGGCGTTTCAGATGAGAAACGCCGTTGCACCGGGGGTGTGCGATCAGCGCGGCCGGGGGGCCGCAGGGTCGAGCATCTGTGCGCACATGAACAGGCAGCGGGGGAGGTGATAGCAACCCTTCCACTTGCCGCCCTTCAGCGGGAGCGCGACCTCTCCCCGTCGGTTGAGATATCCGAACCACTCACCATAGGCGGGGTCGGGGTAGTGCGACCAGGTGTACTCATGCACCTTCTCGAACCACGGCCGGCAGTCCGTCCGGCCAAGCCGCGTCTCTGCCATGAGCAGCGCGACGAGCGTCTCAATGTGGGCCCACCAGAACTTCTGGTCCCACTCGAGCTTTTCGCAGGGCCTGCCCCGGGCATCCAGGAACCCGAAGATCCCGCCGTATTCCTTGTCCCACGAGAACTCGAGGATACGCAGCAGGGAATCCGCCGCGCGGTGAGCAAGAGCTGTATCGCCTCGTTTGAGCGCGGCGTCCATGAGGAACCACATGCCTTCGAGGCCGT
This genomic window contains:
- a CDS encoding sugar porter family MFS transporter; its protein translation is MQPTKYATLLSTVAALGGLLFGYDTAVVAGAIGFLRDHFSLDAAETGFAASSALLGCILGAAGAGSLSDRFGRRRALLLSALFFTVSAIWSAIPNSLTEFNIARVIGGVGVGMASMLSPLYIAEIAPAGIRGRLISFNQFAIVSGILLVYFVNYWIAGLGDQAWNTSTGWRWMFGSETIPALLFMLSLAAIPESPRWLIKQGRVDEATATLTRLSGAAHAHQEVREITEAIALEGSSLRDLLRPGIRRTFVIGLSLAVLQQITGINVFLYYAPEIFKSLGSGTDAALLQTVVIGACNVLFTVVAIRTVDHLGRRPLLMIGAAGMGAALAGLGWSAYTSTTAAWTLIFILGYIACFALSMGPVVWVVLAEIFPTRLRGRAMAAATFLLWMSNFIISQTFPMLDANAWLVEHFHHAFPFWLYAFFCVATVVLVWRFLPETKGKTLEEIERSWIH
- a CDS encoding phytanoyl-CoA dioxygenase family protein, coding for MQKDLKEIYDREGYVVVREAIDSALVEEAQRHVHWLLEKNPGVRPEQLHAHLAWNDPFWVRLISDNRLLDIAQQFVGPDIALFATHYICKPPRTGQAVLWHQDGSYWPIEPMNVITMWLAVSDSMPANGCMRVIPRTHHLVLEQHEERKDVDNVLGSAMKEQYVDESKAIDVILKAGDLSIHHPNTIHGSEANTSDLWRMGLTIRYIPTTTRLLKPEMAAPFLLRGNAVPGINDYRPRPRYQDGVHMAFAGCDRWK
- a CDS encoding alpha-N-arabinofuranosidase, with product MPTTITIHAHDAIGVIRPELHGHFLEHLGTATYGGIWVGRDSTIPNIDGLRARAVEYLRTLAVPVLRWPGGCFADAYHWRDGIGPAERRPRTVNHTWGGSIEDNGFGTHEFMHLCSLIGAQPYLAANMGSGSPSELRDWVEYCNYPSGSTLADMRIGNGARDPFAVRYWGIGNESWACGGNMTAEEYAALYARFGTFVPTCGGTTPYLIAVGPNNNDTAWTRRFFTALSAGRMFTPRIHGFAMHYYSWGTCAPTRYTPDALRTQFSSFEGMEHAIVEQRAYLDMFAERAGIPRIDLLVDEWGTWDVSEKEVEDQYGLFWQQNTIRDAAAAALGLNVFHRHADKLGMCNIAQVANVLQASLLTSGPACVRTPTYHALVLMKDHRNRTALRVESPLSPSRELSVSASRDDRTIVVTCVNPDPGAPRAIRLDIGDASISAVEGEEIADNDPNACNTFANPDRIVPHPVTPEVSGDTIAMTMAPLSIMHLRITVS